The genomic DNA TGCTGCATTGACAGTACGTACCCCTAAGTTATTAATAACATCAGGGGAAATACGAATGGTGCCTTTTCCTTCATCAGGGCCAGAACCAGTATTGCCATAATAAGGGATCAGCTCCATACCCATTGGCGACTTACCCGGTTTATCACTTTTATAATCAGCATCCATTGGCGCGACCCAATACAAAGGTTTTTCCTTCGCAGGTTCACTACTTTCACCCCCCGCAGAACTAGCCTGATCCGATGGCGCAAATGCAGTATAGGCACCTAATGTTACAACAGCACCAATTACGGCACCGATCACTACACCCTTCATTTGGGATTTATTACTTGAACTCATGTCTTTCTCCGTATTTGGCAATTTATCGGGTCGCTTTATTTGCACCAATAAATAAATAATTTAATTCTAATAGAATTTTTTGTTGTGCTACATCTAAGGTTAAAATTCTAATTTCAGCATTGAGTACTTCGATATGAGCTCGAACAACCTCAGAAAAATCACCGTCATCATTGGTATAAGCGGTTAAAGAAGCTTCTGCTTGTTCATACATTTGTGGTAATAATTTTTCTCGATAAAGCCGTTGTTGATCATTAAGTCGTAACAAACGCCCTTTGGCCGTCGAATAGTTACTAAGCAACTGACGAAGTAATAATAGCTTTTCAGTTTTTATCGATTCAGTTTGTGATATTGCTGATTTAACATCTTGATCTTGCTTGTTTTGCGTGAAAAATGGTAAGTCAAACGTTACCCCTACAGACATTAAATCAGCACGACTATTACCGGTAGGATCGTCACCGCGAGAACCAAAGCCTGCGTTAACACCCCATTCAGGTTTGTATTTCTGTTTCGCTAACGCAATGCCTGTTTTAGTCGCTTCAATTCTTTTATTTAAAGCGATAACCGCAGGGTGCTGAGCAAAATAGCTTATTAATTGTTCAGGTTTGTGCCATTTATCAGCATAAACTAGCTCACTCTGTTGCAAATCCATTTGTGGGATCTGTTTGCCTAAATTAATGTCATGCAGTGCTAAATGAGTCGATAGCGGATCATCAAGCCCTGATAAATAATCGGATAACCATTGTGACAATTGTCCTTCA from Shewanella psychromarinicola includes the following:
- a CDS encoding TolC family protein, which gives rise to MIKSKNHSKGWVMVGLGLLTMSSLTVFAEPLSQKAEILSFEQAISVAQKNDPWLKGNRHQQSAIESLSIAADTLPDPKISVGLVNMPTDSFNFNQEGMTQFKVGISQVIPRGDTLELTSRQLKIKSQGYPFQRENREAQVALTVGQLWLDAYRVQQSVVLIEKDRSLFLQLVDITEASYSAALGRTRQTDIVRAQLELTNLDARLDVLAQEKNKFEGQLSQWLSDYLSGLDDPLSTHLALHDINLGKQIPQMDLQQSELVYADKWHKPEQLISYFAQHPAVIALNKRIEATKTGIALAKQKYKPEWGVNAGFGSRGDDPTGNSRADLMSVGVTFDLPFFTQNKQDQDVKSAISQTESIKTEKLLLLRQLLSNYSTAKGRLLRLNDQQRLYREKLLPQMYEQAEASLTAYTNDDGDFSEVVRAHIEVLNAEIRILTLDVAQQKILLELNYLFIGANKATR